A single genomic interval of Methylosinus sp. LW4 harbors:
- the serC gene encoding 3-phosphoserine/phosphohydroxythreonine transaminase, which produces MRKVYNFSPGPAMLPASVLERAREELRGWRSSGVTPMEMSHRGADFIGIAEKAEAALRAALAVPSNYKVLFLAGGATGQFAAAPMNLLRGKTKAAYIETGYWSRKAIDEAKLFADVGVAASSRDGGFATIPPQASWRFDPTAAYLHYTANETIGGVEFHEAPRVDDVPLVVDMSSNLLSRPIDVTQFALIYASTQKNLGLAGLAVVIVREDMIGRPLPGTPSIFDYRRQADERSMVNTPPTYAWYMAGLMLEWLAEQGGVEAIERRNIRKASRLYAAIDASPFYSNFIDPAVRSRMNAPFRLADANRDKSFLAAAADAGLVSLEGHRSVGGMRASIYNAMPEEGVETLISFMLDFEKRWG; this is translated from the coding sequence ATGCGAAAAGTCTACAATTTTAGTCCAGGTCCCGCCATGCTTCCCGCCTCGGTGCTGGAGCGCGCGCGGGAGGAGCTGCGCGGGTGGAGATCGAGCGGCGTAACGCCGATGGAGATGAGCCATCGCGGCGCCGATTTCATCGGCATCGCCGAGAAAGCCGAGGCGGCCCTGCGCGCGGCGCTGGCCGTTCCTTCCAATTACAAGGTCCTTTTCCTCGCAGGCGGCGCGACTGGGCAATTCGCGGCGGCGCCGATGAATCTCCTGCGCGGCAAAACCAAGGCCGCTTATATCGAAACCGGCTATTGGTCTCGCAAGGCAATCGACGAAGCAAAGCTCTTCGCCGACGTGGGCGTGGCTGCGAGCTCGCGAGACGGCGGCTTCGCCACGATCCCGCCGCAGGCGTCGTGGCGGTTCGATCCGACGGCGGCCTATCTGCATTATACCGCCAATGAAACCATCGGCGGAGTGGAGTTTCACGAGGCGCCGAGAGTGGACGACGTGCCGCTCGTCGTCGACATGTCGTCGAATCTTCTATCTCGCCCGATAGACGTGACTCAATTCGCGCTGATCTATGCGAGCACGCAGAAAAATCTCGGTCTCGCCGGTCTCGCCGTCGTCATCGTGCGGGAGGATATGATCGGCCGGCCGCTGCCTGGAACGCCATCGATATTCGACTATCGTCGGCAAGCGGACGAGCGATCGATGGTCAACACTCCGCCGACCTATGCCTGGTACATGGCCGGCCTGATGCTGGAATGGCTCGCCGAGCAAGGCGGAGTCGAAGCCATCGAACGGCGCAACATTCGCAAGGCTTCGAGGCTCTATGCCGCGATCGACGCGTCGCCATTCTATTCCAATTTCATCGATCCGGCGGTCCGTTCGCGCATGAACGCGCCTTTTCGTCTCGCCGATGCGAACCGCGACAAGAGCTTCCTCGCCGCCGCGGCCGACGCCGGCCTCGTCTCTCTCGAAGGACATCGTTCGGTCGGCGGAATGCGCGCGAGCATCTACAATGCGATGCCCGAGGAAGGCGTCGAGACATTGATCTCGTTCATGCTCGACTTCGAGAAGCGATGGGGATAG
- a CDS encoding ABC transporter substrate-binding protein — MRILRLWLLPTFLVALSNPLAAETIRIAIGVQDTTINCAAGGLLIRELGLLDRYLPREGKYKGATYDVQWKNFTSGAPITNEMVAGKLDFGVMADFPGALNGVAFKKAGKRSKFIAVLSGSVRGSGNGVVVPTGSHAQSLSDLKGKTISVPFASTAHGMLLRAIADLGWNPDKDVKIIAQAPEVAGAALQSGQIDAHADFAPFAELFPYRGVARKIFDGAQAGVPTFHGALVDADYADRYPEVVVAYLRAVIEATRLLTAEPERYSELIAKVTGVDAPVVYLFHGPFGLQTRALAWKKEFRQDVATSIDTLRLLKRADSGLDLDTFIDDVFIRRASKEAGVDYESLLAEEAPSPIFTDSSTGKQIDDVSRSAELWLRDEARARRYASLASALRALGDFERQGKAARAVYAWDRVSGAKIFADRAWFVRESDGRLSAYLSKDAASDFAARANAAVLDVTEAKSKVVGVQNAR; from the coding sequence ATGCGGATATTGCGCCTCTGGCTGCTGCCGACTTTCCTCGTGGCGCTGTCGAATCCGTTGGCCGCAGAGACGATCCGCATCGCGATCGGCGTGCAGGATACGACGATCAATTGCGCGGCCGGCGGACTGCTCATTCGCGAGCTCGGCCTTCTGGATCGCTATCTGCCACGCGAGGGAAAGTACAAGGGCGCGACCTATGACGTTCAGTGGAAGAACTTCACAAGCGGCGCGCCCATCACCAATGAGATGGTTGCGGGCAAGCTCGACTTCGGCGTGATGGCGGATTTCCCCGGAGCGCTCAACGGCGTCGCCTTCAAGAAGGCCGGCAAGCGCAGCAAGTTCATCGCCGTCTTGTCGGGCAGCGTGCGCGGCAGCGGCAATGGCGTCGTCGTGCCGACCGGGTCCCATGCACAATCTCTCTCCGATCTGAAGGGAAAGACGATATCGGTTCCCTTCGCCTCGACCGCGCATGGCATGCTGTTGCGCGCGATCGCCGATCTCGGCTGGAATCCGGACAAGGACGTGAAGATCATCGCGCAGGCGCCCGAGGTGGCGGGCGCGGCGTTGCAGAGCGGGCAGATCGACGCCCACGCCGATTTCGCGCCCTTCGCCGAGCTGTTTCCCTATCGCGGTGTGGCGCGAAAAATCTTCGACGGCGCGCAGGCGGGCGTGCCGACGTTTCATGGCGCGCTCGTCGACGCCGATTACGCCGATCGCTATCCAGAAGTCGTGGTCGCCTATCTCCGCGCCGTGATAGAAGCGACGCGCCTGCTCACGGCGGAGCCGGAGAGATACAGCGAGCTGATCGCCAAGGTGACGGGCGTGGACGCGCCGGTCGTCTATCTGTTCCACGGTCCCTTCGGCTTGCAGACGCGCGCCCTCGCATGGAAAAAAGAGTTTCGACAGGATGTCGCGACGTCGATCGACACGCTGCGGCTGCTCAAGCGCGCCGACTCGGGGCTCGATCTCGATACGTTCATCGACGACGTCTTCATCCGCCGAGCGTCGAAGGAGGCCGGCGTCGACTATGAATCGCTACTCGCGGAGGAAGCTCCTTCGCCGATCTTCACGGACTCGTCGACAGGAAAGCAGATCGACGACGTCTCGCGTTCGGCTGAGCTCTGGCTGAGAGACGAAGCCAGAGCTCGCAGATACGCCTCCCTTGCGAGCGCATTGCGCGCGCTCGGCGATTTCGAGCGACAAGGGAAGGCCGCGCGCGCGGTCTACGCTTGGGATCGCGTGAGCGGCGCCAAGATCTTTGCGGATCGCGCATGGTTCGTGAGGGAGAGCGATGGTCGATTGAGCGCCTATCTGTCGAAAGACGCAGCCTCCGATTTCGCCGCCCGCGCGAACGCCGCCGTGTTGGATGTCACCGAGGCGAAGTCGAAGGTAGTCGGGGTCCAGAACGCGCGTTGA
- a CDS encoding 4Fe-4S dicluster domain-containing protein, which yields MSFAENPSEFPVVVDLEKCIADKGCTICVDVCPLDVLRIDPATGKAHMKYDECWYCLPCELDCPTKAITVSIPYLLR from the coding sequence ATGTCTTTCGCCGAGAACCCTTCCGAATTTCCCGTCGTGGTCGACCTTGAGAAATGCATCGCCGACAAGGGCTGCACCATCTGCGTCGACGTCTGTCCGCTCGACGTTCTGCGCATCGATCCGGCGACGGGAAAAGCGCATATGAAATATGACGAATGCTGGTATTGCCTGCCCTGCGAGCTCGACTGCCCGACGAAGGCGATCACCGTGTCGATTCCCTATCTTCTGCGGTGA
- a CDS encoding phosphoglycerate dehydrogenase: MFQILARDGVAADILPWLPQGRYHIEKESARPDAILLRSFDLRGAPIPNSVLAIGRAGSGVNNIPVEECSRRGIPVFNAPGANANAVKELTIAAILLASRNIVAAWDFARNLEGDDAGLAKQVESGKAQFDGFELTGKKLGILGLGAIGGLVANAAIALGMRVYGFDPSLGVDRAWKLSPDVIGVMSLDDLLARADIVTLHIPLDEHNVHFIDASRLALMNRGAILINFSRAGVIDEAALCAALDSGALRAYVTDFPTRAILDRPRAIALPHLGAATAEAEANCAASVADSIVDFLENGEIRNSVNFPRVTLPRAGRSRLAIANRNTPGMVSQISSALAVASLNIENLLNKSRDEYAYTLVDLDAETPTGTLDAIRRLDGVLSVRVVPKSAGAD; this comes from the coding sequence ATGTTCCAAATATTGGCTCGTGACGGCGTCGCCGCCGATATTCTCCCCTGGCTGCCACAGGGTCGATACCATATCGAGAAGGAAAGCGCTCGGCCGGACGCTATTCTCCTACGCTCCTTTGATTTGCGCGGCGCACCGATCCCGAATTCGGTTCTCGCGATCGGCCGCGCGGGGAGCGGGGTGAACAATATTCCCGTCGAGGAATGCTCGCGGCGCGGCATTCCCGTGTTCAACGCGCCGGGCGCGAATGCGAACGCCGTCAAGGAGCTGACCATAGCCGCCATTCTGCTCGCCTCTCGCAATATCGTCGCCGCGTGGGATTTCGCTCGAAATCTCGAGGGCGACGATGCGGGCCTCGCGAAGCAGGTTGAAAGCGGAAAAGCCCAATTCGACGGATTCGAGCTGACAGGCAAGAAGCTTGGCATTCTCGGATTGGGGGCTATCGGCGGCCTGGTCGCAAATGCCGCGATCGCTCTCGGGATGCGCGTCTATGGCTTTGATCCATCGCTCGGCGTCGATCGCGCGTGGAAGCTCTCCCCCGATGTGATCGGCGTCATGAGCCTCGACGATCTTTTGGCGAGAGCGGACATCGTCACGCTTCATATCCCACTGGACGAGCACAACGTCCACTTCATCGACGCCTCGCGTCTCGCGCTGATGAACCGCGGAGCGATCCTCATCAACTTTTCGCGAGCGGGCGTCATAGACGAGGCGGCGCTCTGCGCAGCTCTCGATTCGGGCGCGCTGCGCGCCTATGTCACAGACTTTCCGACGCGCGCCATCCTAGATCGACCGCGCGCGATCGCGTTGCCTCATCTCGGCGCCGCCACCGCCGAGGCCGAGGCGAACTGCGCTGCGTCCGTCGCCGATTCCATCGTCGACTTTCTGGAAAACGGCGAGATACGCAATTCCGTGAATTTTCCGCGTGTCACATTGCCGCGCGCGGGTCGTTCGCGCTTGGCGATCGCCAATCGAAACACTCCGGGCATGGTGAGCCAGATTTCCTCCGCTCTTGCCGTGGCGAGCCTCAACATCGAAAATCTCTTGAACAAGTCGCGTGACGAATATGCCTATACGCTCGTCGATCTCGACGCAGAGACTCCGACCGGGACGCTGGACGCCATTAGACGGCTGGACGGCGTTCTGTCCGTCCGCGTCGTTCCAAAATCTGCGGGCGCGGACTGA
- a CDS encoding HEAT repeat domain-containing protein, giving the protein MARDGIFEEQGIDLADIAERFGSEDADERRIAIMDLAESGEPAGEALLIQALRDVHPGVRRAAAGGLEQFDGAAAANALAAALLDADAEVAAVADSSLRQFRAPEAAAPLLALVGHERADVRAAAWRGLRGLRVAATLTPALRALKDEDAQVRREAIGALAYLKDETTTPALIHAVRDDHFDVRRAALASLAFAPAPAILEAVLAGLDDSHWRVREAAAALAGKVRATGAEAGLIHALSDESWQVALEAARSLGRAAAVEAIAALGALATHAVSNLRKEVAAALGEIRHADALPILGRLAEDPDPDVRKIARWSIHLIDSSAR; this is encoded by the coding sequence ATGGCGCGCGACGGCATTTTCGAAGAGCAAGGAATCGATCTCGCCGACATCGCCGAGCGCTTCGGAAGCGAGGATGCGGATGAGCGACGCATCGCGATCATGGATCTCGCCGAGAGCGGCGAGCCGGCGGGCGAAGCGCTGCTTATCCAAGCGTTGCGCGACGTGCATCCGGGCGTGAGGCGGGCGGCGGCCGGGGGGCTCGAGCAATTCGACGGGGCGGCGGCGGCGAATGCTCTGGCGGCCGCCCTTCTCGACGCGGACGCCGAGGTCGCCGCCGTGGCCGACTCCAGCCTTCGTCAGTTTCGTGCGCCGGAGGCGGCCGCGCCCCTTCTCGCGCTCGTCGGTCATGAGCGGGCGGATGTTCGTGCTGCAGCCTGGCGGGGCTTGCGCGGTCTGCGCGTCGCGGCGACGCTGACGCCCGCCCTACGCGCGCTCAAGGATGAGGACGCCCAGGTGCGGCGGGAGGCGATCGGCGCGCTGGCCTATTTGAAGGACGAGACGACGACGCCGGCGCTGATCCACGCCGTCCGCGACGATCATTTCGACGTGCGGCGGGCCGCTCTGGCGTCGCTCGCCTTTGCGCCGGCCCCTGCTATTCTCGAGGCGGTACTCGCCGGCCTCGACGACTCGCATTGGCGCGTGCGAGAGGCGGCCGCCGCTCTCGCCGGAAAAGTCCGGGCCACGGGCGCCGAGGCCGGGCTAATTCATGCGCTGTCGGACGAAAGCTGGCAGGTCGCCCTCGAGGCGGCCCGCTCTCTCGGGCGCGCGGCGGCGGTCGAAGCGATTGCGGCGCTCGGCGCGCTGGCGACGCATGCCGTGAGCAATCTGCGCAAGGAAGTCGCCGCCGCCCTCGGCGAAATCCGCCACGCCGACGCCCTGCCGATCCTCGGGCGCCTGGCCGAGGATCCGGACCCCGACGTGCGCAAGATTGCCCGCTGGTCGATCCATCTCATCGACTCCTCCGCACGCTGA
- a CDS encoding fumarate reductase/succinate dehydrogenase flavoprotein subunit, with protein MSHIDDADAVYEADVLVIGGGTAGPLAAYKAKAANPALKVVLLEKANVKRSGAIAIGMDGLNNAVIPGFASPEQYVREITIANDGIVYQKALLAYAERSFDMICELDRWGVKFLKDENGDYDVKKVHHLGTYVLPMPEGGSVKKILYRQLRKAQVLISNRFMATRLLTAKDGRVAGAIAVNSRSAELLVIRAKAVILAAGAAGRLGLPASGYLWGTYENPANSGDGYAMAFHAGAELTNLECFQINPLIKDYNGPACAYVGRPFGAYTANSRGERFIESDYWSGQMMLEFYRELQSGSGPVFLKFDHLAPETIAEVEGILHEVERPSRKQFHAGRGTDYRRDMVEMHISEIGFCSGHSASGVWVDEFARTTVEGLYAAGDMASVPHNYMLGAFVNGAIAGEHAAAYAREVDLADCDPAQIEAERLRTRASLRNEKGLPANQVEYKIRRFVNDYLQPPKSPRKYEIAQKRFAEIRADLQRIVARDAHELMRALEVHSILDCAEMAAAASLYRKESRWGLYHYRLDYPDRNDEDWFCHVQLYKDAKGAIACRRRAVDPYVVPVEATERDAYNRLRIEARS; from the coding sequence GTGAGCCATATCGACGACGCCGACGCTGTCTATGAGGCCGATGTGCTCGTCATAGGGGGTGGAACCGCCGGGCCGCTCGCCGCCTATAAGGCGAAGGCGGCAAATCCGGCGCTGAAGGTCGTTCTGCTCGAGAAGGCCAATGTGAAACGTTCCGGCGCCATCGCAATCGGCATGGACGGACTCAACAATGCGGTCATCCCGGGCTTCGCCAGCCCCGAGCAATATGTCCGCGAGATCACCATAGCGAACGATGGGATCGTCTATCAGAAGGCGCTGCTCGCCTATGCCGAGCGCTCCTTCGACATGATCTGCGAGCTCGACCGATGGGGCGTCAAATTCCTCAAGGACGAGAATGGCGATTACGATGTGAAGAAGGTCCATCATCTGGGGACCTATGTGTTGCCGATGCCGGAAGGCGGCTCGGTCAAGAAGATTCTCTACAGGCAATTGCGCAAGGCGCAGGTGCTGATCTCCAACCGCTTCATGGCGACGCGCCTGCTCACGGCGAAGGACGGACGCGTCGCGGGCGCGATCGCCGTCAACAGCCGTAGCGCCGAGCTGCTGGTCATACGCGCCAAGGCGGTGATTCTCGCGGCCGGCGCAGCGGGGCGCCTCGGCCTGCCGGCCTCCGGCTATCTCTGGGGAACCTATGAGAACCCCGCCAATTCCGGCGACGGCTATGCGATGGCGTTCCACGCCGGCGCCGAATTGACCAATCTCGAATGCTTCCAGATCAATCCGCTCATCAAGGACTATAATGGCCCCGCCTGCGCCTATGTCGGAAGGCCGTTCGGCGCCTACACGGCGAACAGCCGCGGCGAGCGCTTCATCGAATCCGACTATTGGTCGGGACAGATGATGCTGGAGTTCTATCGCGAGCTCCAGAGCGGGAGCGGCCCCGTATTTCTCAAATTCGACCATCTCGCGCCAGAGACCATCGCCGAGGTCGAAGGGATTCTGCACGAGGTCGAACGTCCCTCACGCAAGCAATTTCACGCGGGGCGCGGCACGGATTATCGCCGCGACATGGTCGAGATGCACATATCGGAGATCGGCTTCTGCTCCGGCCACAGCGCTTCGGGCGTGTGGGTCGACGAATTCGCGCGCACGACGGTCGAGGGACTTTATGCGGCGGGCGACATGGCGAGCGTGCCGCATAATTACATGCTTGGTGCCTTCGTCAATGGCGCGATCGCGGGAGAACATGCGGCGGCATATGCGCGCGAGGTCGATCTCGCCGATTGCGATCCGGCGCAAATCGAGGCTGAGCGATTACGCACCCGGGCGTCGCTGCGCAATGAGAAGGGCCTGCCGGCCAATCAGGTCGAATATAAGATACGGCGCTTCGTCAACGATTATCTCCAGCCCCCTAAGTCCCCGCGCAAATATGAGATCGCGCAAAAGCGCTTCGCCGAAATTCGCGCGGATTTGCAACGCATCGTCGCGCGCGACGCGCATGAGCTCATGCGGGCGCTCGAGGTGCATTCGATCCTCGATTGCGCGGAGATGGCGGCGGCCGCCTCGCTCTATCGCAAGGAGAGCCGCTGGGGACTGTATCATTATCGTCTCGACTATCCGGATCGCAACGACGAGGATTGGTTCTGCCATGTGCAGCTCTATAAGGATGCGAAGGGCGCCATCGCTTGTCGCAGGCGTGCGGTCGATCCTTATGTCGTGCCGGTGGAGGCGACGGAGCGCGACGCCTATAACCGTCTGCGCATAGAAGCGCGAAGCTGA
- a CDS encoding ABC transporter ATP-binding protein, with translation MLQTSGNPRPADDARLSSPQTGAGRGRVELRGVSISFGAGAGLSELSLTIEPGEFLCLLGPSGCGKSTALNAIGGFVAPSAGTVSVDGATVRGPGPDRGIVFQHYSLFPWKTAQDNVAFGLRMQGASRVEARRAARDYLAAVGLARFSQDYPAMLSGGMQQRVAIARALVNRPAVLLMDEPFGALDAQTRALMQEHLLEQWREVGNTVVFVTHDVDEALFLGDRVIVLSAAPGRVLLDMRVELPRPRPREIYASADFIEAKARCLELIRRESRRAFEKSDALP, from the coding sequence ATGCTTCAGACCAGCGGCAATCCGAGACCGGCCGACGACGCCCGACTTTCGTCGCCGCAGACCGGGGCGGGAAGGGGGCGGGTCGAATTGCGAGGCGTCTCGATCTCGTTCGGAGCGGGCGCAGGCCTCTCAGAGCTGAGCCTCACGATCGAGCCCGGCGAATTCCTCTGCCTCCTCGGCCCTTCGGGCTGCGGCAAATCGACGGCGCTCAATGCGATCGGCGGTTTCGTCGCTCCGTCCGCCGGCACTGTCTCGGTCGACGGCGCGACCGTGCGCGGGCCAGGGCCCGACCGAGGCATAGTGTTTCAGCACTATTCGCTTTTTCCGTGGAAGACGGCGCAGGACAATGTCGCCTTCGGCCTGCGCATGCAGGGCGCCTCGCGCGTCGAAGCGCGCCGCGCCGCGCGCGACTATCTCGCCGCCGTCGGGCTCGCACGCTTCTCTCAGGACTATCCGGCTATGCTCTCCGGGGGCATGCAGCAACGCGTCGCCATCGCCCGGGCGCTCGTCAATCGCCCGGCCGTGCTGCTCATGGATGAGCCCTTCGGCGCGCTCGACGCGCAAACGAGAGCCCTCATGCAGGAGCATCTCCTCGAGCAATGGCGCGAGGTCGGCAACACAGTCGTTTTCGTCACGCATGATGTGGACGAGGCCTTGTTTCTCGGCGATCGGGTCATTGTCTTGAGCGCGGCGCCGGGGCGAGTCCTGCTCGATATGAGGGTCGAGCTGCCGCGACCCCGGCCACGAGAGATTTATGCGAGCGCGGACTTCATCGAGGCCAAGGCCCGCTGTCTCGAGCTGATCCGGCGGGAAAGCCGCCGCGCCTTCGAGAAATCGGACGCGCTCCCATGA
- the epsC gene encoding serine O-acetyltransferase EpsC — protein MSTSSNEIVAELRELRRASYNSRYHDAALPELPSRDAVVGVVDGLIATLFPRHFGPAGLTEDGADSFVAYTLDLAMRTLREQIRRELVLANVVGSRGAEPITESREIARQFAARLPKVRALLDTDIRAAFEGDPAAKSLDEVVFCYPGLAAVIRHRLAHELFRLKAPLLARIISETAHSQTGIDIHPGAEIGESFFIDHGTGVVIGETSIIGRRVRLYQAVTLGAKRFQVDEHGALAKDYPRHPILEDDVVIYAGATVLGRITIGRGSAIGGNVWLTQSVPPGSNITQAKSRSEAFEEGGGI, from the coding sequence ATGAGCACGAGCTCGAACGAAATCGTTGCCGAACTGCGTGAACTGCGCCGCGCGTCGTACAATAGCCGATATCACGATGCGGCTCTGCCGGAACTTCCGTCCCGCGATGCGGTCGTCGGCGTGGTCGACGGATTGATCGCGACGCTTTTCCCTCGTCACTTCGGGCCGGCCGGCTTGACCGAGGACGGCGCCGACAGCTTCGTCGCCTACACACTCGACTTGGCTATGCGGACGTTGCGGGAACAAATTCGCCGCGAGCTCGTCCTGGCGAATGTCGTCGGCTCGAGGGGCGCCGAACCGATTACCGAATCACGTGAGATTGCGCGGCAATTCGCCGCGCGCCTTCCAAAAGTGCGCGCGCTGCTCGATACCGACATTCGCGCGGCCTTCGAGGGCGACCCGGCGGCAAAAAGCCTGGACGAGGTCGTATTCTGTTATCCAGGCCTCGCCGCTGTCATCCGTCATCGCCTCGCACACGAGCTCTTTCGCCTGAAGGCGCCGCTGCTCGCGCGGATCATATCGGAAACCGCCCATTCGCAGACCGGCATCGACATTCATCCGGGCGCGGAGATCGGCGAGAGCTTCTTCATCGATCACGGCACCGGCGTCGTGATCGGCGAGACGTCGATCATCGGCCGGCGCGTGCGACTCTATCAGGCTGTGACGCTCGGAGCGAAGCGATTCCAGGTCGACGAGCACGGCGCCCTGGCGAAAGACTATCCGCGCCACCCCATTCTGGAGGACGATGTCGTGATCTACGCCGGCGCAACGGTGCTGGGCAGAATTACAATCGGCCGCGGCTCGGCCATCGGCGGCAATGTGTGGCTCACGCAAAGCGTGCCGCCTGGAAGCAACATCACTCAGGCCAAGTCCCGCAGCGAGGCCTTCGAAGAGGGCGGCGGGATTTGA
- a CDS encoding family 2A encapsulin nanocompartment shell protein has translation MNDEHDARRTLSEAAARQLANATKTRAQWSGITPRWLVSLLPWTPVEAGIYRLNRVKEAIALTDADVECSPRRDTDEDLPETYIPYEEAPREYSMNAVTTVLDVQTRVSDLYNHPYDQIQEQVRLLTEKVKEKQESELINNFEYGFLANAHPSMKIKTRTGAPTPDDLDELITKVWKEPAFFLAHPRAIAAFGREATRRGVPPATITLFGSAFVTWRGIPLVPSDKLYIDGTGKTNILLLRTGEKKQGVIGLFQPGIPGEVAPSLSVRFMGINRKAIASYLISLYCSAAVLTHDALGVLEDVEVGKYHEYPFTYA, from the coding sequence ATGAACGACGAACACGATGCTCGGCGAACTTTGAGCGAAGCCGCCGCACGCCAGCTCGCCAACGCCACTAAGACGCGAGCGCAATGGTCGGGCATCACGCCGCGATGGCTGGTGTCTCTCCTGCCATGGACTCCGGTCGAAGCCGGCATTTATCGCCTGAACCGCGTCAAGGAGGCGATCGCCCTGACCGACGCCGACGTCGAGTGCAGCCCGCGTCGGGATACGGATGAGGACCTGCCGGAAACCTATATCCCCTATGAAGAGGCTCCGCGCGAATATTCGATGAACGCCGTGACGACCGTACTCGACGTGCAGACCCGCGTCTCCGACCTCTACAATCACCCTTATGATCAAATTCAAGAGCAGGTGCGGCTCCTCACGGAAAAAGTGAAGGAGAAGCAGGAGAGCGAGCTCATCAACAATTTCGAATACGGATTCCTCGCAAACGCGCATCCATCGATGAAGATCAAGACCCGGACCGGCGCGCCGACCCCGGACGATCTCGATGAGCTGATCACGAAGGTGTGGAAAGAGCCGGCCTTTTTCCTCGCCCATCCGCGCGCCATTGCGGCCTTCGGCCGCGAAGCGACGCGCCGCGGCGTTCCGCCGGCGACGATCACGTTGTTCGGTTCGGCGTTCGTGACCTGGCGTGGAATCCCTCTGGTGCCGAGCGACAAGCTCTACATCGACGGCACGGGGAAGACCAATATTCTGCTGCTGCGCACAGGAGAAAAGAAACAAGGCGTCATCGGTCTGTTCCAACCGGGTATTCCGGGAGAAGTGGCGCCGAGCTTGTCGGTGCGCTTCATGGGCATCAACCGCAAGGCCATCGCATCCTATCTGATCTCGCTCTATTGCTCGGCGGCGGTGCTCACTCATGACGCGCTCGGCGTGCTCGAAGACGTCGAGGTCGGCAAATACCACGAATATCCCTTTACTTACGCGTGA
- a CDS encoding ABC transporter permease encodes MTDARTLSHSAPKDGGEAGAAGSSRASRPSRRWALRISSIAALVLLWQFASAAKLRLPFVSFAFLPAPTEVAEAFLELISSGKLLSHIEASVARVLAGYLLAAVVGVALGVVIARKRMFEDLLLPALELARPIPAVAWIPLAILMFPSSEASMIFITFTGALFPILLNSIDAIREVDGRLIASARSLGAREATIIREVILPGALPGVFTGLSIGMGTSWFCLVTAEMISGQLGVGYYTWESYTLQNYPDIVVGMLIIGALGWASSAAVRALGALAMPWRREH; translated from the coding sequence ATGACCGATGCGCGCACACTGTCGCACAGCGCGCCGAAGGATGGCGGCGAGGCCGGCGCAGCCGGGTCTTCCCGCGCGTCTCGTCCCTCGCGCCGATGGGCCTTGCGCATCTCGTCGATCGCCGCTCTCGTCCTGCTCTGGCAATTCGCGTCGGCCGCCAAGCTCCGGCTACCCTTCGTTTCCTTCGCCTTCCTTCCCGCGCCCACCGAGGTCGCGGAGGCGTTCCTCGAGCTTATTTCCTCGGGAAAGCTCCTGTCGCATATAGAGGCGAGCGTCGCCCGCGTGCTCGCCGGCTATCTGCTGGCGGCGGTCGTCGGAGTGGCGCTGGGCGTGGTGATCGCGCGCAAGCGCATGTTCGAAGACCTCTTGCTGCCGGCGTTGGAGCTGGCGCGGCCCATTCCCGCCGTCGCCTGGATACCGCTCGCTATTCTGATGTTTCCGTCGTCGGAAGCCTCGATGATCTTCATCACCTTCACCGGCGCCTTGTTCCCGATCCTGCTCAATTCCATAGATGCGATCCGCGAGGTGGATGGCCGGCTGATCGCTTCGGCGCGCTCGCTCGGCGCGCGCGAAGCGACCATCATCCGCGAGGTCATTCTACCAGGCGCTCTGCCCGGCGTCTTCACCGGGCTCTCGATCGGCATGGGAACATCCTGGTTCTGTCTGGTGACCGCGGAAATGATCTCGGGGCAGCTCGGCGTCGGCTACTACACTTGGGAATCGTACACGCTTCAAAATTACCCGGACATCGTGGTCGGGATGCTGATCATTGGCGCTCTCGGCTGGGCGAGCAGCGCCGCCGTGCGAGCCCTCGGCGCGCTCGCCATGCCGTGGCGTCGCGAGCATTGA